The window TAATAAACCTTCAAAAGGTAAGCACCTATATTTTCTTGTAATTAACAATTTTAGTTTTGTGCAATTTAGTCTATATTTGTGGACTTCCCCTTACATATGGTGACAGAGAGACTGAAACATGGTTCACAGAGAAACACAGAACATATACAAATCTCATAATAAAATAACCATGTATACCACTGTTTAGGGAAATATTTTAGAGGAAACATACTTTCACTACTGGCCCCAAATCCCATCATCCACTTAGGTTCTTCAATGTCAacttttaatacaaaaatacCTTCAAGCTGATAATTAAGAACATTCACAATGACTTACAAAATGGACAATATTCCAATGCTACACAAAACGGTTCTATAATACACagcttaaagttttaaaattcttggctggcacttgattttttttatagcTGATAGACACGATAACTACTGATCTGAGTAAAATACTGTTTTTAGCTTATACATATGTTCTAAACCATATTATTACCTCACAGAACAGTAAAGAATAAATCACTTTCTGTTGAAGAATCCTCTAGGACAAACACCAAACCTATACAGCCAAAATATTTTAGGGAGGCAAGTAAACATTTTAAGACAAGTCATGACCAGTGGATAAAAATTTGCATTACCCAATTATATGTCCAGGAATTGTTCCTCTGAGTCAATAAAGCATGTATTGGgcataaattaaaaacacaaacataaaaagcaagttactttttttttttttttttggtttagaaGGGTGTTTAATTCATGACATTACTAAGAATGGGTGTTTTTTGGGATAGAAAATTGGTCACATATAccaaatacacattttatattccaaaataaaaactgagatttcttttaaaacagtggaatcctgattttttctttttcttttttttttttttactttctgtgaGCTTGTGAGGCCATTCTGCACATTATCAAAATGAAATCATTATGCAGTAACCTTATATGTATAAATCCAATTTTTTCCTTTgtagaagaaaaccaaaataattttacaaactaCATTTAACTTAGAATATAAAGAACTGACTAGtgtaaaattttgaaaatctaCCACTTTGTTTTGAAGGAAAGTACACATCCTTCAAAACCCCGCCAACAATTCCTAGTTCAGTTTTCTATTATACAAATCAAAAAGTTAAATTCCTTGTGGCACTAaccaaaacttaaaaattaacagaagactgaattaatttttaaaaaaagcatactAACTAATCTAAACAATCCACTGTGCAATGAATATTTGAACAGTGAAAAAAACCTACTAAGCATCCCAATCAATTGTATAGTTCTTGCTTCCATATTTTAATTCTGGACTTTCAAGATGGTAAATTATTAAACAGGTCGATTTCATGGACTGTCTAAACCTTgtagtatttcaaaatattacccTTTCTAAACCAAATCTGTGGTCCTAATCAactttttttccaagaaaaagaaaggatatgTGTTTAAAATACATTCCATAGCAGTAGAAACATCTTAGTGTCTCAAAATACTATTTACAAAGAACCCTGCTGATCCTGTGCATTTCGCTGAGGTGCTACTTGCACCCAGACTTCATCATCTGAAAAAGAACTTGAACTTCCTGACTCAGAGTCCAGCTCACTGAATCCATCTAAGTCCCATTCAGTACTAGACTCACTCCGTGCATCATCTTCCTCAGTAATAAAACTCTGACCAGGTTCAAGGCAGGAAGGATAAACACGAGCACAAAGGCAAATAAAGCCAGAGTCAAACTGCAAAAGGCCTAACATGGTACCTATATTAATCCACTGATCTTCCCTAGTATCATACTCATACACTGTCACTCGGTTCTTTTTCCATTGTGGGGTTGTAGAAGTGATGAGAAGCAACTTTTGGTCATGATTGACAATCTGGTAGTTGTGGGTCTCTGAATCCAAAGGAATATTACTAATCCGCCTCCATTCTCCCCTAGCTGGGTTGTAGACCTTCATGACTGGGATGTCACAGATACAGTAGATTTCATCATTGAAGACACATGCTTCCTGAAAGTCACTACGTTTAAGAGAAGCACAGTTCAGCCACATATTGTGGCTAGGATCATAGCAAAGCATGCGCTTACTGTTGACAGCATAAAGATAGTTCTGAACCACTATGAGTTCAAAGGAATAGAAGGAATGAGGGACAGGAGCCACCAATGCCCACTGGTTTCTCTGAACACTGTAGCATTCCACTTCCTTCAACTTAACTCCAGTAATAGGGTCTCGTCCCCCCAAAATGTAGATGTAGCCATTGAGATATGCCACATCCATGCCCTCACGACACAGCAAGCGATCTGCAAGTTGCTGCCAACTATTCTGAGCTGGTTTATACACCCAGAGGTCTTTCCTGGGCTGAGCAGCTAGATAGATGTCATGGTCTGGGGAGACACAGACAGCTGAAGAGGTGACAGTCTTAGTGTGAGCAAAGCTTGTCAAAGGGGATGGCATTGTGTAAATGTCCCCCGAGTAAGGGTCATAGCAGAGAAAGGGATCTCTAGGGTGTCCAAAGAAGATCACCATCTCCTTGGCACACATACCCAGTCTCTGGGGTGGATTTTCTGCTGCAGATACAAGAGagttgctgctgctactgctgctgctgctgtttggcACTGGCACCAGAGACTTGTACAACAGGTCACCATAGCGCATCTGCAGGGCCCCTTCAATAACGTCCAGGCAGTACTTCTTCACGATGGGCTTGGTCAGCAGCCCTTCTAAGTAGTCCTGATCTTCTTCAGTGAAGTGCATCCAGCGCACGCACTTGAAGACTTCTGCAGCACTGGGACCCCGCTCTTTGGCAGCAGCCTCCAGCCACTGCACAGCTACATGGCATACAGTCCGCTCACTCTCTATGTCCAGACTATCCAGGCGTAGGACAGCCAGCAGCTGGGCCAGGGTTAGATCTGCTAGAGTCTCCTCCCGAATTGAACCCATTCGGCTGAGCTGCTTGAAGTTGTGAGCTATGTAGGACTGGGCCTGAGATCGAAGCTTGTGATGGTCGAAGGCGTCTGCAAACTTGAGGATGGCGGTGCAGTTGGTCA of the Gorilla gorilla gorilla isolate KB3781 chromosome 14, NHGRI_mGorGor1-v2.1_pri, whole genome shotgun sequence genome contains:
- the LOC101123709 gene encoding kelch repeat and BTB domain-containing protein 7, with the translated sequence MQSREDVPRSRRLASPRGGRRPKRISKPSVSAFFTGPEELKDTAHSAALLAQLKSFYDARLLCDVTIEVVTPGSGPGTGRLFSCNRNVLAAACPYFKSMFTGGMYESQQASVTMHDVDAESFEVLVDYCYTGRVSLSEANVQRLYAASDMLQLEYVREACASFLARRLDLTNCTAILKFADAFDHHKLRSQAQSYIAHNFKQLSRMGSIREETLADLTLAQLLAVLRLDSLDIESERTVCHVAVQWLEAAAKERGPSAAEVFKCVRWMHFTEEDQDYLEGLLTKPIVKKYCLDVIEGALQMRYGDLLYKSLVPVPNSSSSSSSSNSLVSAAENPPQRLGMCAKEMVIFFGHPRDPFLCYDPYSGDIYTMPSPLTSFAHTKTVTSSAVCVSPDHDIYLAAQPRKDLWVYKPAQNSWQQLADRLLCREGMDVAYLNGYIYILGGRDPITGVKLKEVECYSVQRNQWALVAPVPHSFYSFELIVVQNYLYAVNSKRMLCYDPSHNMWLNCASLKRSDFQEACVFNDEIYCICDIPVMKVYNPARGEWRRISNIPLDSETHNYQIVNHDQKLLLITSTTPQWKKNRVTVYEYDTREDQWINIGTMLGLLQFDSGFICLCARVYPSCLEPGQSFITEEDDARSESSTEWDLDGFSELDSESGSSSSFSDDEVWVQVAPQRNAQDQQGSL